ATGTTATATGGGATGATCCGTGTTTGGCGGGCTTCCAGTTTGTTTGACCACAAGACTCATTCCCCTGCAGCCCTGTGTTTCATCTGCATCCACATGTTTCAATATTTATACGCTAATATTGCTGCATGCCTATTGCCTAATCACCATCTACTACTGGTCGTCTATTTGACAATTGAATTCCTAAAAGTCAAACTACCCTCAAGAATGGACCACCACCGCCTGTAAATTACGACTTCTACTTCAGCCACCGTGGTCAACTGCTTTCGATGGATCGCTGCAATTCTAATGATTCAAGCCATTAGTTAGAAATGAACGGTTACGATTAAAccacattaaaataattaaataattaaaaattaaacaagttAATGGATGGTTAAACCAATCCTCACCACATGGTTTGCCATTCTAAAGTTGTGATTGGGTTTGCCAATTACCATAAGGGGTATCCTATCACGACTTCAGGAACACCTCCTTTCTCTTTAAAGGTAGTGGCCAACTACCTTAGGGTGTGACTAATCACATTGGCCATTGTCACGTTATGAGAGCGGTGGTTGGCCATCCGACAAGGTGGTCACATCAACTTCAAGAGTATTTGAGATGGTTGCACCACCCTTGATAACTTAAGTGGTGGTTTCGAGTTTTTCATAAGCCCTTAAGGGATGGTGGGATATCTGATGGAATGGCTAACCACCATCTTCAAAGAGTGAAAGGGCGGTCAACTATCTTTTTAGGTGGCTGACCACTTTATTTGACTACcaattaatttcttttgatttttaaaatttcatttttgatgTGATTTATTCTAGCCGTTCATTTTAGGATCATTGATTGGAATTGAAATGGCAAGAAACCTCAATCCAAAGTGGTAGAGTAGAGTTATGAAATCAGCTCACGACTTGGGATGTATAATCAGCATGCTATTTTAATTCATTGTGCAACTCACCATCATCCTCTTAATTAtcactatttttctctttgcaaCGTCAACTAAGTTAACATATttaagaaacttttttttttttttaatgaataagcaGTTAGAAGTCTTGTATGCAGCGTTAAATAAGCAGTTACATATAACCGTCTATACCTATAATCAGCATGCTATTTTAATTCATTGTGCAACTCACCATCATCCTCTTAGTTATCACTCCTTTTCTCTTTGCAACTCACCATAAATGATTTTTATGATTGGGTTTAATTTGAGGTATACTTATTATAAAATAAGGAATTTGCGAAATATGAAATTATTAgatatttcaaaagaaaaaaaaaaacaaaaaacaaaaagaaagaaagaaggaagatgcTAATAATCATGGTAGGCAGAAGGTCTAGATTgagttatattattattattattattagagaatTGTTAATGATGTATGGGAGATGGATGAGAGATATACATATAGAAGGTCTTTATTactatttattgatttttgggATAATTGAAACACTCCAATACTTAAGTCAATAGAATATTTAATAGAATAATTGAATAAAGagattttgaaacaaaaaaatcataccTTGCTTTTTGAgatgtatatttttataaagagaAGCTCTTAAGtcctaaacataattttttaaatgttcgCTGTGTTAAAGATTACTTTTCGTGACGAGgctgattattattatttttttcattcaatataGGGATGGGGAAGTTCATGATGATGCTGATTCAGTGGCCTTAGGCATATTTATGGTACCaacaataattaagtattttGTTAACTTAAGTACCTACTCTGGCTATTTAAGACGAGCAAACCCACGTGGGAACTGATGATCTTATCCATAGTTCGAATCAAATAAAAATCCAACGGTGCAAGAGGCAGGTGTATACGATATGGGAGTGTCCGAGGGTTCAGATGCAAAGACATCCTCGTACACTCACACAGTCGCACACGCGGACCGTTTCGAGTTAAGTAAAAAGTTAAGAATCCCTAAGAGACACCTCTGTTTGCTGCTCTCGGTGTTCGTCTCATCGCCGCTGCCACCATTTGGGGGGAAAGGAATCCCTCTCAAACTCCAATAAGAACTCAGGTAttctatttgtttatatatttattattatcactCTCATTATTCAGAAGCCACAAGCGAGAGGCTTCCGGGATTTTTGGTGGTTATTCTTCAAATATTTGGTGTGCAGTCTCAAGATACTATCTCCACAAACGTAAGATTTGCTCTCAGATTTCTTTCCTCTGTATCTTAGATTTTCTTGTGGATTTTCTCTCATTCATGGAAATTTCGAATCTTTTGTATGTGCTAGGCTATAGGGTTATAATTATTACTAACCGGCCGTACTTTTGTTTCGTTTCTTCAATGGAATGGAAAATTAGCTGAAATTTAATTTAGATTTCACCTCACCCATTTCCTATGTCAGTTGGTATTTACATGAGACTTATGGAGGTTTCACAAGCTTCTCCTGACCAATCTAAGAAACGCGAATGCCAGAAATCGGATGAGCCGGCGGCGGTGCTTGTTTCGCTAGGTCCTATCACTCCCGATTCCGCCAGAGACAACGGGGATTTCCCAGTTGATTTCAAATCCCAAATCACATTGCTTAACAATAAAGTGGCTTCGTTTGATTCTAAATGCGACAGAGATGAGGACCCATTGGTTTGTATCCTCGATGGCAGCCCtcggacgcccaaggatgatgTGTTCGACCCATTTGCGCCTGGCCCTGACGACTTGGCCTTGGCTCCCCCCTGCAATAAGTACCTCCATGTGTCCAAGGGCATTATTGCACGCCGCCtccattttgatttttcttccaTAGGAGCTGTGGAGGAGGAAGCTGGTGCCCAGTCCCTTTCGGATGAAGAGATGTTAGAATCGGTTTATGAGAATCTCTTGCAAGTTATAATCTCAAAACAGACCGAGGGTCTTCTCTCTGGGATTTCACATGTAGATTGCGATTCTGATGGGTGTAGAACACCTCCGTCTGCGCCACGTTTAAGTGGAGTTGCTGATACTTGTCCTGGGGCTCCTATGAAGCCCACTGGGAAACCAAGGAACATTGATTTGGGGTTATGCAGAAAGCTTGATTTCTGACTTCAATGGCCTCTGGTTACTGGTTGGATTATATATGACACAGCACTGGTAACTTATCTTTCATAGATGTATAATGTGCTAGTTCTTAAAGAAAGAATATGTTTGAATAGGAAATAACTGTCTGACTGAGTTTGGACTGAAGTAGTCTCATTGTATAGCCATTTCTTACATTGATTTTATGTTAGAATCACCCAAAATCTTCTGCTCTTCTTCTGCCAAACATGATGTCTGCATCCTATCCTATCTGTAACATTTCTGTTTCTCAGATAACTACATGTCATGGTGAAGATTCATTATTAAAATGCCAGATTTAGATTTTGAAGTTGGTTGGTATTAGTCAACGAACTGCTGCGATGAATAGCTATAAACACCTATGGCGTTGAAAGAAGATTGTGCTTTATGTTGAAGGTGGTTTTCTGGCCCTTTCTATggaattataaaacaaaactccGAAGCTAAAATTTTCTTCCACCATCTCGTAAGAAATCAGTGCTATAGTAATAGAAGTACTAGAATTGAGACGCAGGTGTGCTTATTTTGCTACTTCTTTAATGTTCTATCGTTTCTACCACTCTAACAGCATTTTCAATAAATTACTTGTCCACAATCTTCCACTTTGCTCCCATGATTCCTATCTCAGCTGCTTCTATGTTTACCTATTTTTGTGAAGCAAGATGTTTGGGGAGTACCATTGCATAGTTGTAAGAAAATCTAACCTTGAAGAAACTGCTTGAAGGAAATGGGGAAAAATCTGATGGGGGATGTCCCGTAATTGGGCAGGACTTCTGGATTATCGTGGTTATTGAGTGAATAATTAACATCTTGTGCGATTAGATTTGACTGTTTCTAGTAAGCATCGTTTGTTCGGTTTCACCATTTTGTATCTTGAATCATTTCTCTCTACTATCTTTTACCCAAGAAAGAATAAGCCTCTCCCTCTGTGTCTCCCCCCATGCTACAAAGTAAATCCAGCCTGAATAAATTTTAGACAATATTATCCACACCGTTTACTGAGTATTACTACAACAACTTACATCTCCATACGAAGCATACGAACCTAACAAAAATTTGGTACAACAGAGAGTTAACCATCTGATTGGCATTCCAGTATTTGGGTACCAAGGCCTTTGAAATTGTTTCCTGGGGGCAACGTTCACTCCCTGTAAAGAAGAGACGAGATTTTCCCCACCCAAGCGCTTCACTCCTTCAAAGCCTAGTCTTTTGCTTGCAAGTTTGCCTGCTGATGCTCATGTTTGGAACAGAGATGGTCAGTTGGCACGCAGATACAGCAACAGCGTGTCTTTTGAAAATCCCCAAGAAGTTGATCCTGCCCGGAATTCTAGTCTGCGTTTCCATGACTAGATTGCCACCTACTACATCATTGATCAAACCTGTCAAGTTGGATGCTAACTCGTCTACCTCCACCGTGAGACGGCAAGGAAGTGTTGCGGTGCCCCTTGCAGGAATCAGACCCGCGTAGATATCAGCCTCTCCCACCTGGTTGCCTTGGTATAACAGGAGACTCTTGCCTTGCCCATGCTTGAAGCTGGCGTAGTTTCGGTTCTCAACGAGGAACTTGATGTCAAGGGTAAGGTTGAATTCAACCTGAATGACAGGGAATGAGATGCGAGGAGCCACGCCTTCAACGGCTGCAGAGAGGAGTTGGACCCTGGGTGGTTTGGACTTAAAGACGGTCAGGGCTAAAATCAGGGCAATTATGAAGAGCAGCATGAGCAAGACAAGCGCAGCCCCCCCTGCTGCAAATAGACACCGGCGTCTCTTCATTAGTTTGGCGTCCAAGGGGGCTCTTCCCCCCCTTGGAATTGCATTGCTGCTATCGTTTCCCGGGTCCAAGCGGATTTGGTCCTTCTTCATTTCTGCCATTTCTGGTATCGTTTAGTTCCAAAATCCGTCGAC
Above is a genomic segment from Corylus avellana chromosome ca9, CavTom2PMs-1.0 containing:
- the LOC132161970 gene encoding unknown protein 1-like, with product MRLMEVSQASPDQSKKRECQKSDEPAAVLVSLGPITPDSARDNGDFPVDFKSQITLLNNKVASFDSKCDRDEDPLVCILDGSPRTPKDDVFDPFAPGPDDLALAPPCNKYLHVSKGIIARRLHFDFSSIGAVEEEAGAQSLSDEEMLESVYENLLQVIISKQTEGLLSGISHVDCDSDGCRTPPSAPRLSGVADTCPGAPMKPTGKPRNIDLGLCRKLDF
- the LOC132161969 gene encoding uncharacterized protein LOC132161969; this translates as MAEMKKDQIRLDPGNDSSNAIPRGGRAPLDAKLMKRRRCLFAAGGAALVLLMLLFIIALILALTVFKSKPPRVQLLSAAVEGVAPRISFPVIQVEFNLTLDIKFLVENRNYASFKHGQGKSLLLYQGNQVGEADIYAGLIPARGTATLPCRLTVEVDELASNLTGLINDVVGGNLVMETQTRIPGRINFLGIFKRHAVAVSACQLTISVPNMSISRQTCKQKTRL